Part of the Clostridia bacterium genome, TCCAACCAAGCTCTGGGTGGGAGATGTCCGCCAGCCCGTCCAGCTGGTATTGAGTGCCCTCAACCGGGGGCAGTGTTTTCTCGAGCACCACCTCGTGTCGCCAGTCATCGCCGAAATCGTACTGGTAGACGAATTTCATCTTAGGCTCAGTCAACACTTGCCAGAGCCTAACCTTCCTGGCGTTCACATCAGTCAAGCCGTAATCAGGATCGGGGTCGCCGTAGGAGATTCCTTGGATAAAGAACTGATAAAGATGGTAATTGTCCCAGCCCATTACTCTCTGCAGCACTAGGTGCAGCTTATAGAGAGTGATGTTATTGGTCACCTGGAACCTGCGCCAGATGGGCGGGCGGATACCTTTCAGAGTAACCTTAAACTGGTACACTGCCAACTCCGGGCCAGTTTCTTGCCTCACCATGCGTCTCTCCCCCTGCCTAGGATATTTGAGTCTTGCCTCTGTCAATAACTACCAGGTATCGGCACCAACCCTGTTCATGATGCTTCATCTTCTTCTTCCTCGTATTCGTTCAGAAGCGTCAATTTCCTCCATTCCCCTCGCAACCGGTTTGCCCATGGCTTTTTCAATGCGGTTGTATTTCTTCACGCGCGGCCCCCTCTGGGTCGCGTA contains:
- a CDS encoding plasmid pRiA4b ORF-3 family protein; translation: MVRQETGPELAVYQFKVTLKGIRPPIWRRFQVTNNITLYKLHLVLQRVMGWDNYHLYQFFIQGISYGDPDPDYGLTDVNARKVRLWQVLTEPKMKFVYQYDFGDDWRHEVVLEKTLPPVEGTQYQLDGLADISHPELGW